A region of the Polyodon spathula isolate WHYD16114869_AA chromosome 39, ASM1765450v1, whole genome shotgun sequence genome:
TTAGCATGTGCTGTTGAAAGTGGTTTTGAGGTAGTTCAACCCCCTCCACTCTTTCGTGGATTAACTGTCCCATGGTTAGCACACCCAAAATGTTGGCCTTTTATTATCTATCATTTAAAAGCtcttttttattcaatttgttgtgtttattaagCGCACTGGGATGCTTGTTTATGGCTGATgctatataaagtaaataaaactgGTGTTGTGTatatttaacgaaaaactgacacaaattgaaaaatgtgatatttgaaaatctaacatgaagtactgaaCTACTATAATGGCTTCTGCTAGACTTTTTTgcgatatcactttgtagtttctttgattgcatgatgttaaataaaatatcaaaattatgttcatatagttttagtttttcagtgtctcagtcctaaagttctaggtgatgcaaatcttttggccattgctgtgtATACAGTAGGTGCCTACTATATCAGCTAGGGTAatacactgggattataatgAGGATCTCTAGTGGCATTTTTCCCATAAGGGCTTTACTTACTGCAGCATACATTGATTCACAACAGCAGaactttatatatttaatgtcCTGGGTTGCGCAGTGGAGATTTCCATAGTCGACGAACACGAGAAACGCCCGCACAAGATTCGCCCTCCCTTAGAATGCATTGTTAATCATACCCATTTCGATGCCCAAACCGTGGACCTCGGACATCATTCTGGAGGTGGATGGGTGAGGTCTGCCCAGATCCACGTTGGACATCCTCCTTCCTTCAGCCTCGGGCCATGCCATCCTTCTCCCTTTCTCCAGGGACACAACGGGAAGGGCGACCTGGCCAGGGTCCCTCTCCCAGGCGCAGATCTGGAGCAGGGACTTGAACCGGGTGCGGAACTTGTTGTTGAGCCAGCAGTAGATGAAAGGGTTGTAGCAGGTGCTGCTCATGGCAAGCCAGTGGAAGGCAGAGTAGAGGGTGTTGTTGACACTTATGACCTTGCTGGAGGAGAGGACCGAGAAGCAGTTGAGGGGGAACCAGCAGACGGCAAACACCAGCACCACCAGCATGAGCATCTTCACGGACTTCTGCTTGTGGCGCCACATTTCGCAGGTGTCATCCTCGACGTCATTGTGCCACCACAGCCTCTTGCTCACTATGGTGTAGGCGACGGTGATCACCAGCAGGGGCACCACGTACAGTATGATGAACGTGACCAAGTCCAGGTACTTGCAGTAGAGGTCCGAGGGAGCAGGGAAGTCTGGCAGGCACAGCTGCTGGGTGTTGTTTTGCCTGGATGACAGATAAAGAAGGTGTGATTATTAAGGGAACACCAAAACACATGCTGGTGAGATCGTCGGCTAAACAGCCGTGGAAGCTGTCGGCTCCTCCCGTAAGAAAAATCATGAACGCGTGAAGCCCGTTCAGCCCTGCATTGCATGTCCGGTTCccagtagctggttgatctgagAACTTTTGACAATTTACAAATCCATATATATCAGATCAATTTACAAATGTAATGAGACTACTAGGGAGTAAatcatttcaattcaaagaagTTGACCACTCAAGCacactttaagtgcagcacaggaACAAGGGCCAGAGGGGACACAGTTGTAAATGAAGTGGAGATTAAGAAAGAG
Encoded here:
- the LOC121304768 gene encoding probable G-protein coupled receptor 83, producing the protein MASCFSLPHTIYQKLVHFDLGQNNTQQLCLPDFPAPSDLYCKYLDLVTFIILYVVPLLVITVAYTIVSKRLWWHNDVEDDTCEMWRHKQKSVKMLMLVVLVFAVCWFPLNCFSVLSSSKVISVNNTLYSAFHWLAMSSTCYNPFIYCWLNNKFRTRFKSLLQICAWERDPGQVALPVVSLEKGRRMAWPEAEGRRMSNVDLGRPHPSTSRMMSEVHGLGIEMGRIGGSTSAETE